The following are encoded together in the Chiloscyllium plagiosum isolate BGI_BamShark_2017 chromosome 1, ASM401019v2, whole genome shotgun sequence genome:
- the lcorl gene encoding uncharacterized protein lcorl isoform X4 yields MLDLPQNCDRNIPLVAQEIMKRMIRQFAIEYISRSNHAHEAQTGSTDESISISNDPPAKQTQNFHQEQEGPLDLTVNKSHQKSFQQVDGVLDLSTKKNSINSTISTGSSPASTTIKLSGFKKETDAGVVSNSTEKTGCINHGTLNEILSTLCPNHRKLLTTMLKCLIQEKGTSNVQYRDQRIAEFKNSSSEFNENKSSEGLCNYNRFRWCENCTLRTVQQVPFPWVSCCLKNLHCLSCKKDTHGYLTIISNGVCKQCNRSNIYQICTGSYKQLSGCTYAEGTTIQACSEPPDGETFNIETIESSTLPSNVTDYSKPRSPSPPPLSPVRTDEFEIDEMSKTASALDANSIELTITHPPSLSPEEENDCDSAISSQTPAKLKFAETIEERKDEFVAVSEISRSPDSENDLEKGGSSASFQEVMERINEKLKTIETTDDGQILANLFNNDSYQGSNGSFKLREIATTLLHKAKVSDYSLMELLRQHEENRIIQTRFRKRQETLIALHNSPDSALSRRQTVQIKRDLANFDQLFSSKKSPEKFGKRLARSSIRDANSLAREYSSISEDSQNANNINKHPSSLPDQYKTEVKNLSENSVLDESRDVVECLNSSESSDLDLLNILEVTEMDVETPRDSTDNSMVGPGCTDVPLVLQNSEKIDCRSNIGRAKRNILPPERFSIYITEPRKMFYAACFSENPQRKPIKTKKPDLDCASNPCKMSNADSPMTQELLNGQGNIIVYEVTESLEVSTSSQPELLKGINNISNENHGNEPNLPEVVHHASQQPNELVDQCNNEKQKTTTVLNADPVEAVCSTECNGPAQSDICINCCTKDNSKFVDKHGILENAVNNLLSSSPESGATNILESKSLGSDYLSVISPLQQKDSAEEFGKPDHLQHATCECSVLENTGSVNKTGHICPSSYSSPIKLMFLSKISSEKGIKYTLTSVDSSKLDTTSCISNLDLENVFLKAPEESNLSAAESSNTAEYFQNPCPRNDNTVECFPNSTAESGNAAECLQSCSESSSACEEVNCNLEIDTCSCNSSAFYSNSYTRNAEVEITDQVIEMSVTSKEMDESILKRKPGRPKKLGPPVEKQIKRPKGRPPKPKVELSEPVECTAEAPDSEKDSTVHLSSTGDNRNIRITVVYGRSRRFKRFVSENDKIVVNATESDLKQTYEKQIEEMVQDPAEGFDDKPHSSASSLIQGENQFDLVRPIKDKTVSLHTSGNAICPNSKLTTVKTFNSGQRKPGRPAKVKISGISVTVDAVSPQERKVSINSVLPPLVQESSPSNKLFVDASTKDGESSARIQNDCETSSKESLGDKKAKSVLPLRQSVRLRKPSLHFLHSFASSSSFSQSSALVHKSRRLLLNKAGNELAKIRNLNVTMVSENATSNVTLGNNKEETTHEVAEFGCSSELSADPIFIPNNSLKWWHTSTSKQTLQEELDMQFEQVNRGWLPVDPAELNASDKRKYPIQLGRTTKSVVIVGDNKHVQVSPIQMLFQENCNMDKICTWFMQTTETHSLSIVRKENARDPIEVLNAQGILTAGSQVDTCPSPQAEHFKKHLKKFALESPVRLRTHFTLSSRMSNLKVCKARRKLLRFCKPQHSSHTELSHHHRVQYEQWKCVNGNPRYQNLKPNSTKTVSNNSKKTELEINSFPPEGEPVLLSSGKENESKDKLKPRNSIDIGLSDCATIQNINSTNYSKCKRTEKFESIAKHSEQESFLEGKQKNTCQNVNWKLGNFKECRVFLRKINSLEHSHLRNYNVWQQSKNRSSDTKGTSNLQRYTEEKNDSCSQLNVHEVNAFETQSLNSTCPNLCELKGKRKHKERTSNENGLDSSPSKKVQHFSSKWSKPCQVDSDHFPSLSSNSNLVNESNSQKENADIMKSNAGKRKRCQGVSTTAVTVKRLRRSSVKQRLPYNQLPFQIGNSS; encoded by the exons tttTAAGAAGGAAACTGATGCAGGAGTGGTGTCCAACTCTACTGAGAAAACTGGTTGCATAAATCATGGAACATTAAATGAAATTTTATCTACTTTATGCCCTAATCATCGGAAACTTCTTACTACAATGCTTAAGTGTCTAATCCAAGAGAAAGGCACTTCCAATGTGCAATACAGAGATCAAAGAATTGCAGAGTTTAAAAATTCCTCATCTGAGttcaatgaaaataaaagtaGTGAGGGATTATGTAATTATAACAGATTCAGATGGTGTGAAAATTGCACCTTGCGAACTGTACAGCAAGTTCCTTTTCCATGGGTTTCTTGCTGCTTGAAAAACCTACATTGTTTATCATGCAAAAAAGATACTCATGGCTATCTCACAATAATAAGTAATGGAGTTTGCAAACAGTGTAACAGAAGCAATATCTACCAGATTTGTACTGGGTCTTATAAACAATTGTCTGGATGCACTTATGCTGAAGGAACTACCATTCAAGCTTGCAGTGAACCTCCAGATGGAGAGACTTTCAACATAGAAACAATAGAATCTTCGACCCTCCCAAGTAATGTCACGGATTATAGTAAACCACGAAGCCCATCCCCTCCACCTTTATCACCAGTAAGAACTGATGAGTTTGAAATTGATGAAATGAGCAAAACTGCTTCAGCTTTGGATGCTAACAGTATTGAACTTACTATTACTCACCCTCCCTCTCTTTCACCAGAAGAGGAAAATGATTGTGACTCAGCAATCTCAAGCCAAACTCCAGCAAAGCTAAAATTTGCAGAAACAATCGAGGAAAGAAAGGATGAATTTGTGGCAGTTAGTGAAATTAGTAGATCACCAGACTCTGAGAATGATCTGGAAAAAGGTGGAAGTTCTGCTTCGTTTCAGGAGGTAATGGAACGAATAAATGAAAAATTGAAAACGATAGAAACAACCGATGATGGCCAGATTTTGGCCAATCTCTTCAACAATGACTCTTATCAAGGCAGTAATGGTAGTTTTAAGTTGAGAGAAATTGCCACCACTTTACTACACAAAGCAAAGGTCAGTGATTATAGCCTAATGGAGTTACTTAGACAGCATGAGGAAAACAGAATAATTCAAACCCGTTTTCGGAAACGTCAAGAAACATTAATTGCTCTGCATAACTCTCCAGATTCTGCATTATCTCGACGTCAAACAGTGCAAATAAAGAGAGACCTTGCAAATTTTGACCAGCTTTTTTCAAGTAAGAAATCACCTGAAAAATTTGGAAAGCGGCTAGCAAGGAGCAGCATTAGAGATGCAAATTCACTAGCCAGAGAATATTCATCCATCAGTGAAGATTCGCAAAATGCGAACAACATAAATAAACATCCTAGTAGTTTGCCTGATCAGTACAAAACTGAAGTTAAGAACTTATCTGAAAATAGTGTTTTGGATGAATCGAGAGATGTGGTAGAATGCTTAAATTCATCAGAGAGTTCAGACTTAGATCTGTTAAACATTCTTGAGGTAACTGAAATGGATGTTGAGACTCCCAGGGATAGCACTGACAACTCAATGGTTGGACCTGGTTGTACAGATGTGCCTCTGGTCTTGCAAAATTCAGAGAAGATAGATTGTAGGTCAAATATTGGCAGGGCCAAACGAAATATTCTGCCTCCAGAAAGGTTTTCTATATACATTACTGAGCCTAGAAAAATGTTTTATGCTGCTTGTTTTTCAGAAAATCCCCAGCGTAAACCTATTAAGACAAAAAAACCTGATCTGGACTGTGCGAGTAATCCTTGTAAAATGTCTAACGCTGACAGCCCCATGACGCAAGAGCTACTTAATGGACAGGGCAATATAATTGTGTATGAAGTGACTGAAAGTTTAGAAGTATCAACTTCTAGTCAACCTGAACTTCTGAAAGGCATAAATAACATAAGCAATGAAAATCATGGAAATGAACCTAATTTACCTGAGGTGGTACATCATGCATCACAACAACCAAATGAACTTGTGGATCAATGCAATAATGAAAAGCAAAAGACAACTACTGTGTTGAATGCTGACCCAGTGGAAGCTGTTTGTTCCACGGAATGTAATGGCCCTGCACAATCTGATATTTGTATTAACTGTTGCACTAAGgataattccaaatttgtggacaaGCATGGAATTTTGGAGAATGCAGTTAACAATTTACTGTCCAGTTCACCTGAATCTGGAGCCACAAATATACTAGAGTCTAAATCACTTGGCAGTGACTACCTGAGTGTAATTTCTCCATTGCAGCAAAAAGACTCTGCAGAGGAATTTGGCAAGCCTGATCATCTACAGCATGCAACATGTGAATGCTCAGTTCTTGAGAATACTGGTTCTGTGAACAAAACTGGCCATATTTGTCCAAGTAGCTACAGCAGCCCCATAAAACTAATGTTTCTCTCTAAGATAAGCAGTGAAAAAGGAATTAAATATACACTGACGTCTGTAGACTCTTCTAAGCTTGATACAACCAGCTGTATTTCAAACCTTGATCTTGAGAATGTTTTCCTTAAGGCACCAGAGGAAAGTAATTTGTCAGCTGCTGAAAGTAGTAATACGGCAGAATATTTTCAGAATCCTTGTCCGAGAAATGATAATACAGTGGAATGCTTCCCAAATTCAACAGCTGAAAGTGGTAATGCAGCAGAATGTTTGCAGAGTTGTTCAGAAAGTTCTTCAGCATGTGAGGAAGTAAATTGCAATCTTGAAATTGATACCTGTAGTTGTAATAGTTCTGCTTTTTATTCAAACAGTTATACAAGAAATGCTGAAGTTGAAATTACTGATCAAGTAATAGAAATGTCAGTGACTTCAAAGGAAATGGATGAATCTATTCTAAAACGTAAACCTGGTCGTCCCAAGAAACTAGGGCCACCTGTGGAAAAACAGATAAAAAGGCCAAAGGGCAGACCACCTAAACCTAAAGTAGAACTGTCAGAACCTGTCGAATGTACAGCTGAAGCTCCAGATAGTGAAAAAGACAGTACAGTACATTTATCTTCAACAGGCGATAACCGCAATATTAGAATTACTGTTGTCTATGGAAGATCAAGACGGTTCAAAAGATTTGTGTCCGAGAATGATAAAATTGTAGTTAATGCTACTGAAAGTGATTTAAAACAAACTTATGAGAAACAAATAGAAGAAATGGTGCAGGACCCTGCAGAGGGATTTGACGATAAACCTCATAGTTCTGCATCATCTTTAATCCAAGGCGAAAATCAGTTTGATTTAGTGAGACCCATTAAAGATAAAACTGTTTCGCTTCATACCAGTGGCAATGCTATTTGTCCAAACAGTAAGCTGACTACTGTTAAAACTTTTAATAGTGGACAGCGAAAGCCTGGGCGCCCTGCAAAAGTGAAAATTTCAGGTATATCAGTAACTGTTGATGCAGTATCACCTCAGGAAAGAAAAGTTAGTATTAATAGTGTGTTACCTCCATTGGTCCAAGAGTCTTCACcttcaaataaattatttgtaGATGCATCAACCAAAGATGGTGAATCATCTGCAAGAATCCAAAATGATTGTGAAACAAGTTCAAAGGAAAGCCTTGGTGACAAGAAAGCAAAATCCGTCCTACCCTTGAGGCAATCTGTGAGACTCAGAAAACCATCTCTACACTTCCTGCATTCCTTTGCAAGCTCCAGTTCGTTTTCTCAAAGTAGTGCTTTGGTACACAAATCTCGGAGACTGCTTTTAAACAAAGCAGGGAATGAACTTGCTAAAATCAGAAATTTGAATGTTACTATGGTATCTGAAAACGCCACCTCTAATGTTACATTAGGGAATAATAAAGAGGAAACTACACATGAAGTAGCTGAATTTGGCTGTAGTTCAGAACTATCAGCAGATCCAATTTTTATACCGAACAATTCACTGAAATGGTGGCACACCTCCACTTCAAAACAAACTTTGCAGGAGGAACTTGACATGCAATTTGAACAGGTAAACCGTGGTTGGCTTCCTGTTGATCCTGCAGAGTTGAATGCTTCTGACAAAAGAAAATATCCAATTCAGTTAGGAAGAACAACCAAATCTGTGGTGATTGTGGGTGATAATAAGCATGTTCAGGTTTCTCCAATCCAAATGTTGTTTCAAGAAAATTGTAATATGGATAAAATTTGTACATGGTTTATGCAAACAACAGAAACTCATTCCTTATCTAttgtaagaaaagaaaatgcacGTGATCCTATTGAAGTTCTGAATGCTCAAGGAATTTTAACAGCAGGAAGTCAAGTTGATACTTGTCCAAGTCCTCAGGCAGAGCATTTTAAAAAGCACCTTAAAAAATTTGCACTAGAATCTCCTGTAAGACTAAGAACGCACTTCACTCTGTCAAGCAGAATGTCCAATTTAAAAGTCTGTAAAGCCAGAAGGAAGCTTTTACGATTTTGTAAACCACAACATTCAAGTCACACAGAATTGTCACACCATCATAGAGTTCAGTATGAACAATGGAAATGTGTAAATGGAAATCCACGATACCAAAATCTAAAACCAAACTCTACGAAAACAGTCAGCAACAATAGCAAAAAAACTGAGCTTGAAATCAATAGCTTTCCACCTGAAGGAGAGCCAGTATTACTGTCCAGTGGAAAGGAAAACGAAAGCAAAGATAAACTTAAACCTAGAAATAGCATCGATATTGGTTTATCTGACTGTGCCACCATACAGAACATAAATTCAACAAACTATTCCAAATGCAAACGAACTGAAAAATTTGAATCCATAGCAAAACATTCAGAACAAGAATCTTTTCTGGAAGGGAAGCAAAAAAACACTTGCCAAAATGTAAACTGGAAACTGGGGAATTTTAAAGAGTGTAGAGTGTTTCTAAGGAAGATAAACTCTCTGGAACACAGCCATTTAAGAAATTACAATGTCTGGCAGCAGTCCAAAAATAGATCATCTGATACTAAAGGCACAAGTAACCTTCAGAGGTACACTGAAGAAAAAAATGACTCATGCAGTCAATTAAATGTTCATGAAGTTAATGCATTTGAAACACAAAGCTTAAACTCTACATGTCCTAATTTATGTGAACTGAAAGGAAAGAGAAAGCACAAAGAAAGGACAAGTAATGAGAATGGATTAGACAGTTCGCCATCTAAAAAAGTTCAGCACTTTTCTAGCAAGTGGTCAAAGCCCTGTCAAGTTGACAGCGATCACTTCCCTTCATTGAGTAGCAACAGTAATCTAGTCAATGAAAGTAATTcacaaaaagaaaatgcagacaTCATGaagagtaatgctggaaaaaggAAAAGATGCCAAGGTGTGAGCACAACTGCCGTGACAGTGAAGAGGTTGAGACGGTCGTCTGTTAAACAAAGACTACCATATAATCAATTACCATTTCAAATAG GAAACTCAAGTTGA
- the lcorl gene encoding uncharacterized protein lcorl isoform X6 translates to MRFKKETDAGVVSNSTEKTGCINHGTLNEILSTLCPNHRKLLTTMLKCLIQEKGTSNVQYRDQRIAEFKNSSSEFNENKSSEGLCNYNRFRWCENCTLRTVQQVPFPWVSCCLKNLHCLSCKKDTHGYLTIISNGVCKQCNRSNIYQICTGSYKQLSGCTYAEGTTIQACSEPPDGETFNIETIESSTLPSNVTDYSKPRSPSPPPLSPVRTDEFEIDEMSKTASALDANSIELTITHPPSLSPEEENDCDSAISSQTPAKLKFAETIEERKDEFVAVSEISRSPDSENDLEKGGSSASFQEVMERINEKLKTIETTDDGQILANLFNNDSYQGSNGSFKLREIATTLLHKAKVSDYSLMELLRQHEENRIIQTRFRKRQETLIALHNSPDSALSRRQTVQIKRDLANFDQLFSSKKSPEKFGKRLARSSIRDANSLAREYSSISEDSQNANNINKHPSSLPDQYKTEVKNLSENSVLDESRDVVECLNSSESSDLDLLNILEVTEMDVETPRDSTDNSMVGPGCTDVPLVLQNSEKIDCRSNIGRAKRNILPPERFSIYITEPRKMFYAACFSENPQRKPIKTKKPDLDCASNPCKMSNADSPMTQELLNGQGNIIVYEVTESLEVSTSSQPELLKGINNISNENHGNEPNLPEVVHHASQQPNELVDQCNNEKQKTTTVLNADPVEAVCSTECNGPAQSDICINCCTKDNSKFVDKHGILENAVNNLLSSSPESGATNILESKSLGSDYLSVISPLQQKDSAEEFGKPDHLQHATCECSVLENTGSVNKTGHICPSSYSSPIKLMFLSKISSEKGIKYTLTSVDSSKLDTTSCISNLDLENVFLKAPEESNLSAAESSNTAEYFQNPCPRNDNTVECFPNSTAESGNAAECLQSCSESSSACEEVNCNLEIDTCSCNSSAFYSNSYTRNAEVEITDQVIEMSVTSKEMDESILKRKPGRPKKLGPPVEKQIKRPKGRPPKPKVELSEPVECTAEAPDSEKDSTVHLSSTGDNRNIRITVVYGRSRRFKRFVSENDKIVVNATESDLKQTYEKQIEEMVQDPAEGFDDKPHSSASSLIQGENQFDLVRPIKDKTVSLHTSGNAICPNSKLTTVKTFNSGQRKPGRPAKVKISGISVTVDAVSPQERKVSINSVLPPLVQESSPSNKLFVDASTKDGESSARIQNDCETSSKESLGDKKAKSVLPLRQSVRLRKPSLHFLHSFASSSSFSQSSALVHKSRRLLLNKAGNELAKIRNLNVTMVSENATSNVTLGNNKEETTHEVAEFGCSSELSADPIFIPNNSLKWWHTSTSKQTLQEELDMQFEQVNRGWLPVDPAELNASDKRKYPIQLGRTTKSVVIVGDNKHVQVSPIQMLFQENCNMDKICTWFMQTTETHSLSIVRKENARDPIEVLNAQGILTAGSQVDTCPSPQAEHFKKHLKKFALESPVRLRTHFTLSSRMSNLKVCKARRKLLRFCKPQHSSHTELSHHHRVQYEQWKCVNGNPRYQNLKPNSTKTVSNNSKKTELEINSFPPEGEPVLLSSGKENESKDKLKPRNSIDIGLSDCATIQNINSTNYSKCKRTEKFESIAKHSEQESFLEGKQKNTCQNVNWKLGNFKECRVFLRKINSLEHSHLRNYNVWQQSKNRSSDTKGTSNLQRYTEEKNDSCSQLNVHEVNAFETQSLNSTCPNLCELKGKRKHKERTSNENGLDSSPSKKVQHFSSKWSKPCQVDSDHFPSLSSNSNLVNESNSQKENADIMKSNAGKRKRCQGVSTTAVTVKRLRRSSVKQRLPYNQLPFQIGNSS, encoded by the exons tttTAAGAAGGAAACTGATGCAGGAGTGGTGTCCAACTCTACTGAGAAAACTGGTTGCATAAATCATGGAACATTAAATGAAATTTTATCTACTTTATGCCCTAATCATCGGAAACTTCTTACTACAATGCTTAAGTGTCTAATCCAAGAGAAAGGCACTTCCAATGTGCAATACAGAGATCAAAGAATTGCAGAGTTTAAAAATTCCTCATCTGAGttcaatgaaaataaaagtaGTGAGGGATTATGTAATTATAACAGATTCAGATGGTGTGAAAATTGCACCTTGCGAACTGTACAGCAAGTTCCTTTTCCATGGGTTTCTTGCTGCTTGAAAAACCTACATTGTTTATCATGCAAAAAAGATACTCATGGCTATCTCACAATAATAAGTAATGGAGTTTGCAAACAGTGTAACAGAAGCAATATCTACCAGATTTGTACTGGGTCTTATAAACAATTGTCTGGATGCACTTATGCTGAAGGAACTACCATTCAAGCTTGCAGTGAACCTCCAGATGGAGAGACTTTCAACATAGAAACAATAGAATCTTCGACCCTCCCAAGTAATGTCACGGATTATAGTAAACCACGAAGCCCATCCCCTCCACCTTTATCACCAGTAAGAACTGATGAGTTTGAAATTGATGAAATGAGCAAAACTGCTTCAGCTTTGGATGCTAACAGTATTGAACTTACTATTACTCACCCTCCCTCTCTTTCACCAGAAGAGGAAAATGATTGTGACTCAGCAATCTCAAGCCAAACTCCAGCAAAGCTAAAATTTGCAGAAACAATCGAGGAAAGAAAGGATGAATTTGTGGCAGTTAGTGAAATTAGTAGATCACCAGACTCTGAGAATGATCTGGAAAAAGGTGGAAGTTCTGCTTCGTTTCAGGAGGTAATGGAACGAATAAATGAAAAATTGAAAACGATAGAAACAACCGATGATGGCCAGATTTTGGCCAATCTCTTCAACAATGACTCTTATCAAGGCAGTAATGGTAGTTTTAAGTTGAGAGAAATTGCCACCACTTTACTACACAAAGCAAAGGTCAGTGATTATAGCCTAATGGAGTTACTTAGACAGCATGAGGAAAACAGAATAATTCAAACCCGTTTTCGGAAACGTCAAGAAACATTAATTGCTCTGCATAACTCTCCAGATTCTGCATTATCTCGACGTCAAACAGTGCAAATAAAGAGAGACCTTGCAAATTTTGACCAGCTTTTTTCAAGTAAGAAATCACCTGAAAAATTTGGAAAGCGGCTAGCAAGGAGCAGCATTAGAGATGCAAATTCACTAGCCAGAGAATATTCATCCATCAGTGAAGATTCGCAAAATGCGAACAACATAAATAAACATCCTAGTAGTTTGCCTGATCAGTACAAAACTGAAGTTAAGAACTTATCTGAAAATAGTGTTTTGGATGAATCGAGAGATGTGGTAGAATGCTTAAATTCATCAGAGAGTTCAGACTTAGATCTGTTAAACATTCTTGAGGTAACTGAAATGGATGTTGAGACTCCCAGGGATAGCACTGACAACTCAATGGTTGGACCTGGTTGTACAGATGTGCCTCTGGTCTTGCAAAATTCAGAGAAGATAGATTGTAGGTCAAATATTGGCAGGGCCAAACGAAATATTCTGCCTCCAGAAAGGTTTTCTATATACATTACTGAGCCTAGAAAAATGTTTTATGCTGCTTGTTTTTCAGAAAATCCCCAGCGTAAACCTATTAAGACAAAAAAACCTGATCTGGACTGTGCGAGTAATCCTTGTAAAATGTCTAACGCTGACAGCCCCATGACGCAAGAGCTACTTAATGGACAGGGCAATATAATTGTGTATGAAGTGACTGAAAGTTTAGAAGTATCAACTTCTAGTCAACCTGAACTTCTGAAAGGCATAAATAACATAAGCAATGAAAATCATGGAAATGAACCTAATTTACCTGAGGTGGTACATCATGCATCACAACAACCAAATGAACTTGTGGATCAATGCAATAATGAAAAGCAAAAGACAACTACTGTGTTGAATGCTGACCCAGTGGAAGCTGTTTGTTCCACGGAATGTAATGGCCCTGCACAATCTGATATTTGTATTAACTGTTGCACTAAGgataattccaaatttgtggacaaGCATGGAATTTTGGAGAATGCAGTTAACAATTTACTGTCCAGTTCACCTGAATCTGGAGCCACAAATATACTAGAGTCTAAATCACTTGGCAGTGACTACCTGAGTGTAATTTCTCCATTGCAGCAAAAAGACTCTGCAGAGGAATTTGGCAAGCCTGATCATCTACAGCATGCAACATGTGAATGCTCAGTTCTTGAGAATACTGGTTCTGTGAACAAAACTGGCCATATTTGTCCAAGTAGCTACAGCAGCCCCATAAAACTAATGTTTCTCTCTAAGATAAGCAGTGAAAAAGGAATTAAATATACACTGACGTCTGTAGACTCTTCTAAGCTTGATACAACCAGCTGTATTTCAAACCTTGATCTTGAGAATGTTTTCCTTAAGGCACCAGAGGAAAGTAATTTGTCAGCTGCTGAAAGTAGTAATACGGCAGAATATTTTCAGAATCCTTGTCCGAGAAATGATAATACAGTGGAATGCTTCCCAAATTCAACAGCTGAAAGTGGTAATGCAGCAGAATGTTTGCAGAGTTGTTCAGAAAGTTCTTCAGCATGTGAGGAAGTAAATTGCAATCTTGAAATTGATACCTGTAGTTGTAATAGTTCTGCTTTTTATTCAAACAGTTATACAAGAAATGCTGAAGTTGAAATTACTGATCAAGTAATAGAAATGTCAGTGACTTCAAAGGAAATGGATGAATCTATTCTAAAACGTAAACCTGGTCGTCCCAAGAAACTAGGGCCACCTGTGGAAAAACAGATAAAAAGGCCAAAGGGCAGACCACCTAAACCTAAAGTAGAACTGTCAGAACCTGTCGAATGTACAGCTGAAGCTCCAGATAGTGAAAAAGACAGTACAGTACATTTATCTTCAACAGGCGATAACCGCAATATTAGAATTACTGTTGTCTATGGAAGATCAAGACGGTTCAAAAGATTTGTGTCCGAGAATGATAAAATTGTAGTTAATGCTACTGAAAGTGATTTAAAACAAACTTATGAGAAACAAATAGAAGAAATGGTGCAGGACCCTGCAGAGGGATTTGACGATAAACCTCATAGTTCTGCATCATCTTTAATCCAAGGCGAAAATCAGTTTGATTTAGTGAGACCCATTAAAGATAAAACTGTTTCGCTTCATACCAGTGGCAATGCTATTTGTCCAAACAGTAAGCTGACTACTGTTAAAACTTTTAATAGTGGACAGCGAAAGCCTGGGCGCCCTGCAAAAGTGAAAATTTCAGGTATATCAGTAACTGTTGATGCAGTATCACCTCAGGAAAGAAAAGTTAGTATTAATAGTGTGTTACCTCCATTGGTCCAAGAGTCTTCACcttcaaataaattatttgtaGATGCATCAACCAAAGATGGTGAATCATCTGCAAGAATCCAAAATGATTGTGAAACAAGTTCAAAGGAAAGCCTTGGTGACAAGAAAGCAAAATCCGTCCTACCCTTGAGGCAATCTGTGAGACTCAGAAAACCATCTCTACACTTCCTGCATTCCTTTGCAAGCTCCAGTTCGTTTTCTCAAAGTAGTGCTTTGGTACACAAATCTCGGAGACTGCTTTTAAACAAAGCAGGGAATGAACTTGCTAAAATCAGAAATTTGAATGTTACTATGGTATCTGAAAACGCCACCTCTAATGTTACATTAGGGAATAATAAAGAGGAAACTACACATGAAGTAGCTGAATTTGGCTGTAGTTCAGAACTATCAGCAGATCCAATTTTTATACCGAACAATTCACTGAAATGGTGGCACACCTCCACTTCAAAACAAACTTTGCAGGAGGAACTTGACATGCAATTTGAACAGGTAAACCGTGGTTGGCTTCCTGTTGATCCTGCAGAGTTGAATGCTTCTGACAAAAGAAAATATCCAATTCAGTTAGGAAGAACAACCAAATCTGTGGTGATTGTGGGTGATAATAAGCATGTTCAGGTTTCTCCAATCCAAATGTTGTTTCAAGAAAATTGTAATATGGATAAAATTTGTACATGGTTTATGCAAACAACAGAAACTCATTCCTTATCTAttgtaagaaaagaaaatgcacGTGATCCTATTGAAGTTCTGAATGCTCAAGGAATTTTAACAGCAGGAAGTCAAGTTGATACTTGTCCAAGTCCTCAGGCAGAGCATTTTAAAAAGCACCTTAAAAAATTTGCACTAGAATCTCCTGTAAGACTAAGAACGCACTTCACTCTGTCAAGCAGAATGTCCAATTTAAAAGTCTGTAAAGCCAGAAGGAAGCTTTTACGATTTTGTAAACCACAACATTCAAGTCACACAGAATTGTCACACCATCATAGAGTTCAGTATGAACAATGGAAATGTGTAAATGGAAATCCACGATACCAAAATCTAAAACCAAACTCTACGAAAACAGTCAGCAACAATAGCAAAAAAACTGAGCTTGAAATCAATAGCTTTCCACCTGAAGGAGAGCCAGTATTACTGTCCAGTGGAAAGGAAAACGAAAGCAAAGATAAACTTAAACCTAGAAATAGCATCGATATTGGTTTATCTGACTGTGCCACCATACAGAACATAAATTCAACAAACTATTCCAAATGCAAACGAACTGAAAAATTTGAATCCATAGCAAAACATTCAGAACAAGAATCTTTTCTGGAAGGGAAGCAAAAAAACACTTGCCAAAATGTAAACTGGAAACTGGGGAATTTTAAAGAGTGTAGAGTGTTTCTAAGGAAGATAAACTCTCTGGAACACAGCCATTTAAGAAATTACAATGTCTGGCAGCAGTCCAAAAATAGATCATCTGATACTAAAGGCACAAGTAACCTTCAGAGGTACACTGAAGAAAAAAATGACTCATGCAGTCAATTAAATGTTCATGAAGTTAATGCATTTGAAACACAAAGCTTAAACTCTACATGTCCTAATTTATGTGAACTGAAAGGAAAGAGAAAGCACAAAGAAAGGACAAGTAATGAGAATGGATTAGACAGTTCGCCATCTAAAAAAGTTCAGCACTTTTCTAGCAAGTGGTCAAAGCCCTGTCAAGTTGACAGCGATCACTTCCCTTCATTGAGTAGCAACAGTAATCTAGTCAATGAAAGTAATTcacaaaaagaaaatgcagacaTCATGaagagtaatgctggaaaaaggAAAAGATGCCAAGGTGTGAGCACAACTGCCGTGACAGTGAAGAGGTTGAGACGGTCGTCTGTTAAACAAAGACTACCATATAATCAATTACCATTTCAAATAG GAAACTCAAGTTGA